The window AATTGGAATAAGACTGAGTTTAATTGTatcaaaactacccaaaacaatgAGGTTCAAGGCTCCAATGCAAATTCATTTCTAGcatacccacccaaaaaaaaaaaaaaaaaaatggtaatcaAGTAGGAGTGATAGTTAAAATAGGAAACATTGGTGGCCTGATTATGGATCATGGAACACTTTGTCTCGAAGCAAAAAACACAACCCATAATTAATCAGTTTTTtaagcaaaataaaaaagaaagcatAATTAATCCccgaaagaaaaagaagtcttTCTATTTGCTGTCCAAAGAAAAactcttttctattttgttcttcaatcttacattttttttaaacaaaaaattaagcaaaataagacaaaaaagacTACAATCCAAAGATCCTCTCATCACTTCTTGAGAGTGAATTGCAGAAGCCGAGGTGGAGCCATGGTTCTtcagttctctttctcttctacaGATTTAACTTCTTTCCTTGCCTCCAAAAGCCACTCCTCCACCAACCACCATTATGGGTGCAGAGTGAGGAATTATTACCCCATCTTCATCACTCTCTCCTCCACCACCTCTCTCCTCGTCGGAATGATAATTCCGGTCATCTGAAGCCGCCGGCATATGTGCCGTCCAATCGAAATTGGCCAGAGAATTACGACCACTTGTGAACCGCTTCATCTGACCCAAAGAAGTCGCCTTACCCTGTACCTgaactgcttcttcttctctatcagGAACATCAGAATGATCAGATCTCCTAATCCCGAAAATTCTACGGATCGCCGATGAGGGCTTCTTCTTTGCTTCTCCGGGAGACGATTCAAGTTTATAGAAATCCCGAGGAGAAGGCAGACTCTTGGATTTCACagtgttcttcttcttgttcttgagcTTCTTGTGCTTGTGTTTGATTTGACCCATACAAGAGACCTTCGGGGATGTGGGTTCTGTGACATCGAAGCTACCACTCCTTGATTTCCTGCGAGCCTCGGCTGGGATAATGGATATGATGGGACCGGAGAAGCCTTTGCCCGGATTGGCCTTGAACTTGTTCCAATTCTCGGGCCTTTTCTCAGGACCAGGACTGATGGGTGGGTTATGGAATGAGACAGAGGTGGCTCCTGGTATGAATGAGAAGATTTTCCCCTTTGATCTTGCTGGTTTCTCCATGGAAGTAATCGATCAGATCGGTCTTcgctttttgtttctttctcttctcttttttctctctcgtGAATCACACAAACTATAAAAAGTATAGATATAACATCATCGGGATTCAAGAATTAGAAAGACTTTGGATATAGTAATGAAAGGGACTAGTTTGTCAAACAGATCATAATAAAATCCAATTAATTATTTACAGTATTAGCTAATCCCCTGATctactcagagagagagagagagagagagagagagagagagagaggtgtttgGTCAAGAAAGGGATAAGGACCATATCTTGTATGCTAGTCCGCCGACCAGAAATCAATTTCTGGTTTTATCTGTCGGTGCTGAAGTCAGGACTCAGGAGAGCTTTGCTTGCTACGCCGGTCAAATGAACTGATTGGAAAAGGTATCTAAGTGTACTTACGTAAATACACTATATAAATGAGTGTTTcctattagaaaaaaaaaaatgcgtaTTTTCAACCGGAGTTTGGAAGTAGGATGTCCTACACTCCTACCTAATTAATTTGAAATCGGTGAGTTGCATcggaaaaaaaaaccccaaaaccgaCTCCAGCAAGATTCGTTCTCCAAaggtcatttcatttttttttttcgacaaTCCAAAACTTAAAATATCCCATTATATATGTTCTAGTAAATTACTTTTCTCTTCATAGGCCATGCAATTTCCTCTTTAgtttccagattttttttttaaactaatgaCTTGACATTCAATCTTTTGGCCTAATTAGCCCTATCGGCTCGGCCCAAATTAACTCCGCAACTTTATGAACCAGATCATactaatattaaataaaaatcattcaattttcatcaAAACTAATGAAGAACAATAAACACCCTCATGTGAATGATCCCAAAGTAATAAGAGTCCCGCTTATTGAAGCAAATAGAACCATTCTTCACCACTAACGGATTTGATCCAAATATATTGGTTTTCACACAGTTAGTCTTTAGAATGATCATAGCTTTTTAAGTTCAATAAAATTGCAGCTGAAGACATTATCAGCGAAAATGGATTTTCCCCCACTGCCGTAGGAAAAGTCTCCAGGTTGCAGCTACCAAATCTTCTTGCCTGGAAACCAGCATTACACTCTCATTTGGGAGTAGCAATCAGTTCAGCCAGGCGTCGGGCTCAACCACCAGCACCATTCCAGAAAGTGGGACAGCAGTATCAGATTAAACAGTAATTAGGTACTCAGATCCCCTTCCCCAGATTTCCATTAGGGTGCTTTCTCGACTATGATCCAAAATTGTGCAGAAATCCAGGGTTTCTCCGTACACAATATCTTCAGATCACAACGATTGAGCAGTCATCATTGCTAAATTTCCAACTacgtggttttttttttgcacaaataaaaaaatcgaTGGGAAGACAACAATATATGATACATTCGAAAAGAGCCGCTTCCCAACAGCATAATAGTCTTCGTAATGGAGTTCTATCggagttccattttttttttttttttttcccatggcCTAAAGCTATCACAATTTCAgttacaaaacaaaaacaacttaATAGAAGGATACAGCCGATCAGTTTTCCCCACCATTCCTACCCACCATCCTTAGTCTTTTTTTGAGACTGGGGATGCAATCTCCGGTCCTCAAATGACCAGTTCTATTGGTTTTGAAAGCCTGCATATTTTTGTCCATCTACAAGAGTCAACATTCTATCAACTGCAGAATATGTATGCTTCAGCGGGTGCTCCCTTCATCTTTGTCACCTTGTGGGGTGTATTGGCTGGTAGATGAAGGTGAATAGCCTGGCGCAGTAGGAGAGTAACCCGCACTTGGACTGCAGTGAGTTATGGCAGCAGAGTTAAGAAAACGAGAATAAAATCTGGGATACTTCTAGTTTCAACTACTTCCAAAATTACTGACTGAAATATCTCTGAGTAAAACTAAATTAGACACCCACCTGTATTGAGGAGAACTGGGGCTGTAGTCTGGGGTGACACCAGAATTGTATGGACTGCCAAAGGGGTACAATATATAAATTATTAGTTTGTAAGAAAAATGCAATTGTCAATCAAAGAAATAAATACATGCCCATAACAGCATATATGCCAAAGATATACCCAGCACAAAtctactttcttcttttctgtttttttggggggattGGGGGGGGGTCTGGGGGGAAAAGtaccacttaaaaaaaaaatgctttctttctcaaaaataaatgtGGACTATATGGGCTTAATGTTTTCAATTAGGACCAAAACAAAGAACAGGACCAGAAGCAACCTATTAAGATCCAGAACCGGAACCAACCCACCCTGGAGTACCAAAATCATCTGACAGATAAAACAACTATAAGCTACACCAACCATAGTTTCCCACACGTATTGTGAACCTAAAACTAGTTCTGCCTTGCAAAGTAGAGAATCAAAAGGCATGATAGGAAAGCAAGAATTATTCTGAGAGCCATGAATTATCTTAGGTCACCACAATCATCCTGTAATGTTTCCATGTCATTTGCACTCAGTAAGAACAATTGAAAGTTATAATATTCATATCAGCCACAACAGATGTCAGATAATCCATGAAGCATCTTTCCTCAGTTTCAACAATGGAAATATTATATACATAGGCTCACTTTACCTATATTTTCTAATGCATTTAGcctccccaacccccccccctttttttttgttttaagtttTCGTACCATGCATGCAACAATTCTCAAGTCCTTAGGATGTAACAAAATTCACAGAATATGGACTGAACAAAGATATTACAAATACTCAAAAACTTAAAACGAATGTTAACATACCAATGAAATATAAGCTAGACTAGAAACAGTGAACATAAAGTTTACCTGCTAGGACTGTATGTGGGGCTTGGTGGGGAATAAGATGGAGAAGTTGGCGAATAAGATGGTGACGTTGggctgccaaaaaaaaaaaaggagttgagCAAACTTATAGCAGCTACTGTAaatacatagaaaaaaaaattcatggcGAAGTTTAAGAACACCCCAAGATAGAGTTTATCagtaaaacccaaaaaaataatcataataatatcTGAGGAAAACTAGCTGAATCGAGTTGAATGAATTTATATCTAGCTAATTCGTCAACGGAACATGGTACAAAGCTGTCTACCATAGAAAATCGTGCAGAAAACAGCTTTAAAATTTCATTAGGCAGCACATTGCAACTTACCTGTAATTTGGAGAAGACTGACTATATGGACTGGACGGTGACAGCCTTGGGCTACTTGGGGAGTACGCCAATGATGGACTGTATTTTGCAGATGGGGGATTGTAACTTGGAGATGTAGGACTGTAGCTTGGAGATGTCGGACTGTAACTTGGTGAGGTCGGACTGTAACCTGGAGATGTTGGGCTATATGCAGGAGAGGTCGGACTGTATGATGGAGAGGTCGGGCTGTATGATGGAGAGGTTGGGCTGTAAGATGGCGAGGTCGGGCTGTACGATGGCGATGTCGGGCTGTATGATGGCGAGGTGGGACTGTATGCAGGAGATGTGGGGCTATAAGCTGGAGAAGTAGGACTATAGGCCGGAGAAGTAGGGCTGTAACTGGGAGAAGAAGGGCTGTAACTGGGAGAGGTCGGGCTGTAACTGGGTGAGGTCGGGCTATAGCTCGGTGAGGTCGGACTATAGCTGGGTGAGGTAGGGGAATATGATGGACTTGTAGGAGAATATGCAGGACTGGTTGGACTGTAACCAGGAGAGCTGGGGCTGTATGTTGGGGAAGTGGGGCTGTAACCTGGTGAAGTGGGGCTGTAGCCAGGAGAGGTGGGGCTATAGCCAGGAGAGGTGGGGCTGTAGCCAGGAGAGGATGGACTGTAGCCtggggatgaagtaggtgagaaGGCCATTCCACCGACATAAGGAGAAAATTGAGCATCTGAAATAGGCGAAGAACGAATATTTGGGCTCAGCAAATAGCTTggagacatcatgccctcattATATGGAGTTCCAGTAATCGGTGAACGGGAAGGTGTCATGCCAAAATCTAAACCTTCCATATAACTAGGGAGATTGATTTCAATGGCTTGCTGCAACATCTGATCATTCAGATACAAGGCACAATCACCGGTGCCGATTGGAGCAAGCTGACCTAGCATAATATTCTCGGTAACACCCCTAAGATGATCTGTTTCAGCATAAACAGCCGCATCGAGAAGAATGTCCACGGTTTCCTCAAATGAGCATCTCATCATTGGTCCAGTATCATTCCGGTTAATACCATGACGGGTGATAGCCATCAAGTGACCCCGATAAGTCATTGTATCACAGAGGATGGCCAGGTGCCTATAATTCACATAAGACCCATCAAAAGATATAACCACTCGTAACTCGTCTAGAAGTGCTCGACGAACAGCCTCGATTCCCAAAACTTCAATCACTTCAATCAAGTGGTTACTTGTAGTCCGTGTGGCATCAACATCCTCATGACACATAACAGCTAAAAGATTAACGCCTTCAGTATCCAGCATCCACTCAACTTCTGGCTTAAACCCTTCGTTCTCATCAAATTTATTTACTTTCCCTGACTTGATAAAAACTTTATTGATATCTGGGATACCACGAAGGGCCATTTCAGTCAGCATGTTACTCTCAATCTTTTTAAGGAAAACATCATCCTCGGCAGATTCATCCTGCAATTCACCCTTTGGAGCCTCATCATTCATTATACGGATGCGGAGAATCAGCTTCTCAGCATTGTCATCATTAAATATACAAGTTAAATCATCATCAAATTCAAGATTTATCTTCTCTGCTATGTCGGCCATACTCAGCTTTTTATCCACCATCATCTCACGATTTAACTCAATGCGAAGAAGCCAAGGCGAAATTTTCTCTGGGGCAACCTCTTCATCTGgcatttcatagtatgacttgACAAAATCAATATCCTCTTCAATTATGGTGCTCATTGGGTCTGGATCATACCAAACTTCAGTAGCTTGGGTTACACTCCGCAGAGTGGTGTATTCCAGAGCACATTGAACATTCTTCGCCCTCTCTTTTGTCTTGTTCACTTCAGGCTTCAGGTAAACAGACAATGAAGGAGTTTTAATTTTCTTAGCAACATTAATAATTTCCCTCAGCCTGGGTACACCCAGAGTGACA is drawn from Macadamia integrifolia cultivar HAES 741 chromosome 7, SCU_Mint_v3, whole genome shotgun sequence and contains these coding sequences:
- the LOC122084235 gene encoding uncharacterized protein At1g76070-like produces the protein MEKPARSKGKIFSFIPGATSVSFHNPPISPGPEKRPENWNKFKANPGKGFSGPIISIIPAEARRKSRSGSFDVTEPTSPKVSCMGQIKHKHKKLKNKKKNTVKSKSLPSPRDFYKLESSPGEAKKKPSSAIRRIFGIRRSDHSDVPDREEEAVQVQGKATSLGQMKRFTSGRNSLANFDWTAHMPAASDDRNYHSDEERGGGGESDEDGVIIPHSAPIMVVGGGVAFGGKERS